Genomic window ([Eubacterium] hominis):
TATGTGGCAATACTTAATGCCTTTTGTGGATTCTGCCATTCTTTCATACGCACAAATACCTGTGCCGCAATGGATGCGATGATTCCTAATGCACAAACCATAATTGGAAATACACTTCCAGCGATGCCTACCGATTTACCTGATACAGTAAGTACGATACCAAGGGAAATTGCGGATACGATTGCGCCAACATAGGATTCACACAAATCACTTCCCATACCTGCGATATCTCCTACATTATCTCCTACATTATCTGCGATAACTGCAGGATTTCTTGGATCATCTTCAGGGATGCCGCTTTCGACTTTACCAACCAGATCGGCGCCAACATCTGCCGCTTTGGTATAAATACCACCGCCAACTCTGGCAAACAAAGCAATCATGGAGCAGCCTAAGCTGTATCCTGATACCACATGTGCAGATAATGCATAATTATGGGAAAACAGTTAAAATCCTAAAAATAGAACCGTTAATCCCAATAAGCCAAACCCTACAACACATAAACCAAGTACGCTTCCTCCACTAAATGCAATACGTAAAGCTTTTGGCATGCCTTTATCATGTGCTGCCTGAGATACTCTGGCATTTGCTTTGGTTGCGGCCTGCATACCACAGAAACCAGCAACTCCACTGCATAATGTTCCAATAATAAAACAGAACGCTGCTCCCATTCCCACACCATCTACATTTTGTAAAGCCGGTATAAAGCCAAGGGATGCCAGCAATACTGCAATCACGATCACAAAGATAATGATGACACGGTATTCTCTGCCTAAAAATGCCATTGCTCCCTCATGAATAAATCCTGAAAGCTTGTCTAACATACGCATGTGAATTTTTTCTCTTTTGATATTTTGAAAAAGAAAAAAAGCATACACCAGCGCTAGACACGCAAGCAAGATTGCAGCCATTAAAAAATAGACTGCATTTTCGTCGTTTATCATATTATTTCTCCTCCATTGTAAGCGATTACACTTCTTACTGAATATTATAGCACTTTCAAAAGGAAAAGCAATATTTTATGAATACTTTACGATATTTTTTGATCAATCTTTTTATAATAGAAAATTAACAATAAAGGTACAATGGAGAATATTGCCACTAAATATAAAGTCATATCATAGCCAATGCTGCTTGCCAGAAAACTGGTAATCAATGGTGTAATCAAGCCGCTAAAGCCAATAAAAACAGCCATTGCAAACATCTGGGCACTGCTTGCCACCTTTTCCCCGCTTACTTCTTTAATCAACAGTTTGCTTGTCAACATGATAATTGGTAATGTCACAATCTGAAGACCTGCAGTCCCTATGATCAGCCATGGCGAATGAAAAAAGCCATACAGGAAAAATTTCACTGCATACATGACTGTGCCAAACCACAATAATGTAAAAGGTTTAAATCTCTTTAGTATTTTTGCGGATATCAAAAACAAAGGCGCTTCCATAAAAGACTGTAATGCCCATTTGATTCCTATCTGGGTACTGTTTGCGTGAATATCCAGCATCTTATCAATAACAACATATTGATCTGCTGTTCCAATCATATAAATAAATAGATATATACATACCAGCAGAAGATAGCGTTTATTCTTAAAAAATCCTTTGATATCTTCCATACGCATAGCTCTGCCGTTTTTCTTTGCATCACTGCTTGTTTTTATCAAATATAATAAAACAATAGATATGATAGAAAAACTAATCAATAACGATATATATGAAAAATGGGATACTAGATAGCCTGCGATGGGAGAACCAATGGTTAGTCCCAATGCCCCGAAACAACGTAGCACACCATAATGTTCACTGTCCAATTCCAACATCCATGTTTCATCTAATCCCATAATGACTTTCACCATACCACCCATAAAAGATACTGTAAAGATATGGTAATAAAATACGCGCTGTTGATATAAAAACATCGCAAAACTTGCGGCGATCAAAATGACATACGCCAATAAGAAAAAACGGCGAATTTTTTGAAAACGATCGCAGAGATAACCAAACAAGAACTGTCCAATGATGGATACAATTGCATTTCCTGCTAAAATCCAGCCACGTTCTACCACGCTGTAGCCTAACTTCGTTAAATATGGTATCATTTGTGTATTTACCATGGATATTGCCGCAAAAACAAAAAAGTTTAATGCGTATAATTTCCATTTCATATGTTTTTCTATGATCATCACATCCCGTCTTAGTATGTCTATGATCAAAAAAAATATGCACAGGC
Coding sequences:
- a CDS encoding MFS transporter codes for the protein MEKHMKWKLYALNFFVFAAISMVNTQMIPYLTKLGYSVVERGWILAGNAIVSIIGQFLFGYLCDRFQKIRRFFLLAYVILIAASFAMFLYQQRVFYYHIFTVSFMGGMVKVIMGLDETWMLELDSEHYGVLRCFGALGLTIGSPIAGYLVSHFSYISLLISFSIISIVLLYLIKTSSDAKKNGRAMRMEDIKGFFKNKRYLLLVCIYLFIYMIGTADQYVVIDKMLDIHANSTQIGIKWALQSFMEAPLFLISAKILKRFKPFTLLWFGTVMYAVKFFLYGFFHSPWLIIGTAGLQIVTLPIIMLTSKLLIKEVSGEKVASSAQMFAMAVFIGFSGLITPLITSFLASSIGYDMTLYLVAIFSIVPLLLIFYYKKIDQKIS